The following coding sequences are from one Aliarcobacter skirrowii CCUG 10374 window:
- a CDS encoding TerB family tellurite resistance protein yields the protein MELIVLAVVIAILFIIGKNYKTEEFKNINLNQKEIFRGDLLNHEAGLLVALMAKVAKADGKVGELEAEILKHTFTDISTHFENSQEVRDGLKKLYDSEKDNFQNLITICNRLFTLTKHDYNKRVKYLEYMLNLAFIDGDFSKQEQEITEDIAQALKIDSKDYFNLISNFENFYKNRANEKALSLEKAYEILKSNPNDDDSTLKKNYRNLVKKYHPDIITGQGASQNIIDEATKKLQEINEAYEIIKKQRGI from the coding sequence ATGGAATTAATAGTTTTAGCAGTTGTTATTGCAATTTTATTTATTATTGGAAAAAATTATAAAACTGAAGAGTTTAAAAATATAAATTTAAATCAAAAAGAGATTTTTAGAGGTGATTTATTAAATCATGAAGCTGGTCTTTTAGTTGCACTTATGGCAAAAGTTGCAAAAGCAGATGGAAAAGTAGGTGAGCTTGAAGCTGAGATTTTAAAACATACATTTACTGATATTTCAACTCATTTTGAAAATTCACAAGAGGTAAGAGATGGCTTAAAAAAGCTTTATGATAGTGAAAAAGATAATTTTCAAAATTTAATAACTATTTGTAATAGATTATTTACTCTTACAAAACATGACTATAATAAAAGAGTTAAATATCTTGAATATATGTTAAATCTTGCATTTATAGATGGTGATTTTTCAAAACAAGAGCAAGAGATAACTGAAGATATTGCTCAGGCTTTAAAAATAGATTCAAAAGATTATTTTAATTTAATATCAAATTTTGAGAATTTTTATAAAAATAGAGCAAATGAAAAAGCACTATCACTAGAAAAAGCTTATGAGATTTTAAAATCAAATCCAAATGATGATGATTCAACTTTAAAGAAAAATTACAGAAATTTAGTAAAAAAATATCATCCAGATATTATTACAGGGCAGGGTGCATCACAAAATATTATAGATGAAGCTACAAAAAAACTGCAAGAGATAAATGAAGCTTATGAAATTATTAAAAAACAAAGAGGTATTTAA